The following proteins come from a genomic window of Hydractinia symbiolongicarpus strain clone_291-10 chromosome 2, HSymV2.1, whole genome shotgun sequence:
- the LOC130630562 gene encoding ELAV-like protein 3, whose product MATAHLMNGHTHHLMNGTLNPHMAMNGYPIDQKVEADQQNIDDENATNLIINYLPQEMTEEELRTLFSSIGPLESCKLIRDKVTRASLGYAFVKYERTNDAKKAIESLQGMKLTNKTIKVSVARPSSNEIKNANLYVSGLPLTVTEHELRVLFARYGPIITSKVLYDESSQSRGVGFVRYDKRADAEAAINGLNNRIPELNGAIKPLTVKFANPPSQKIQPYLDILTQAKGLAGSAFLRQAVGLSQLSPMSSTGASLSTSPIASPLSPNSASLLRNNMVVNQAASASTLSGIQNSSWCVFVYNLPSDATELTLFQLFSKFGAIQSTRVVYDENTKKCKGFGFVNMAHYEDATMAILHLNGYCCERGKPLQVSFKRPKSQGNLSMA is encoded by the exons ATGGCTACCGCGCATTTAATGAATGGACATACACATCATCTGATGAATGGAACATTAAATCCTCACATGGCTATGAATGGGTACCCGATAGATCAAAAAGTCGAAGCTGATCAACAGAATATAGACGATGAAAATGCTACAAACTTAATTATAAATTATCTGCCACAAGAAATGACAGAAGAAGAGCTCCGAACTTTATTCTCATCCATAGGACCTCTGGAATCATGTAAACTTATTCGTGATAAG GTCACTCGTGCAAGTCTAGGTTACGCCTTCGTAAAATATGAGCGTACTAACGATGCCAAAAAAGCTATCGAATCTCTACAGGGAATGAAGTTAACAAACAAAACCATCAAAGTAAGTGTGGCCAGACCAAGTTCCAACGAAATAAAGAACGCCAATCTCTACGTCAGTGGCCTACCATTAACAGTCACAGAACATGAACTACGAGTTCTGTTTGCAAGATATGGTCCTATTATAACGAGCAAGGTTTTATATGATGAATCAAGTCAAAGTCGAGGAGTTGGATTTGTTCGTTACGATAAAAGGGCGGACGCAGAAGCAGCCATCAATGGGTTAAACAATCGCATTCCTGAATTAAATGGTGCTATCAAACCTCTTACTGTGAAGTTCGCCAACCCTCCATCTCAGAAAATACAGCCGTACCTCGATATACTGACACAAGCAAAAGGTCTTGCTGGGTCAGCATTTTTGCGACAGGCTGTTGGTTTATCTCAGCTGTCTCCAATGAGTTCAACAGGAGCCTCACTTTCAACTTCTCCCATTGCTTCACCACTGTCACCCAATTCAGCATCGTTGCTACGCAACAACATGGTGGTCAATCAAGCGGCATCGGCTTCGACATTAAGCGGAATTCAAAACTCATCTTGGTGTGTTTTTGTATACAACCTTCCATCAGACGCCACCGAGCTCACACTCTTTCAGCTGTTTTCAAAATTTGGAGCCATACAAAGCACTCGAGTGGTTTATGATGAAAACACGAAAAAATGCAAAGGTTTTGGATTTGTAAACATGGCGCATTATGAAGACGCAACTATGGCTATTCTACACTTAAACGGATACTGTTGCGAAAGAGGAAAGCCTCTACAAGTGTCGTTCAAGCGTCCCAAAAGCCAAGGTAATTTATCTATGGCTTAA